In a single window of the Drosophila albomicans strain 15112-1751.03 chromosome 3, ASM965048v2, whole genome shotgun sequence genome:
- the LOC117571784 gene encoding tubulin-folding cofactor B, whose amino-acid sequence MSEIVHLDNSDSSFITVNVSNSHNDVVAFEMKFAKDITVAQLKSKLEILTGGCAGTMKVELYKGDNHMTSLTNNDAKLGFYINCNGLRLHVVDTFASFGYNENETVEKFELTQDQYEQKTNSVRNFLKQNRLGKYNEEEMRQMEEKRREQAEEVQKRAELCIVGSRCQVTVPGNPTRRGTIKYNGELEGKTGIFIGVQYDEPLGKNNGSVGGRAYFVCPPNYGGFVSPLSVEVGDFPVEEFNLDDEL is encoded by the exons ATGTCGGAAATAGTACACCTGGACAATTCGGACAGCAGTTTTATTACTGTAAATGTATCAAACTCCCAcaatgatgttgttgcttttgagATGAAGTTTGCCAAAGATATCACCGTCGCTCAGCTTAAG AGTAAATTGGAAATATTGACGGGAGGATGTGCTGGCACAATGAAAGTCGAATTGTACAAAGGCGACAACCACATGACGTCATTGACCAACAACGATGCCAAACTGGGCTTTTATATCAATTGCAATGGCTTGCGTCTGCATGTCGTCGATACATTCGCTAGTTTCGGCTACAATGAGAATGAAACTGTTGAGAAATTCGAGCTAACACAGGATCAGTATGAACAAAAAACCAATTCTGTGCGTAATTTCTTAAAACAAAATCGCTTGGGGAAGTATAATGAGGAGGAGATGCGCCAAATGGAAGAGAAGCGCCGCGAACAGGCCGAAGAAGTCCAAAAGCGAGCTGAGCTTTGCATCGTGGGTAGCAGATGTCAGGTGACTGTTCCAGGAAACCCAACGCGTCGTGGCACAATCAAGTACAATGGCGAGTTGGAGGGCAAGACTGGCATATTCATTGGCGTGCAGTATGACGAGCCATTGGGCAAGAATAACGGCAG TGTGGGAGGCAGGGCTTACTTTGTGTGTCCTCCCAATTACGGTGGCTTTGTCTCGCCATTGTCTGTCGAAGTGGGCGATTTTCCAGTCGAGGAGTTCAATCTTGACGACGAGCTCTAA
- the LOC117571781 gene encoding exostosin-2: protein MDLSSSLIQNAKQSKLRMTKCKSLLGIEPRNINTFHVKENILNIPTYTLLTIVVICAVWLFCDISGHRDRFFYAKRDSVALDLSLSHTQEVLLRSDSEYRGRNVNCTFWDCLNIYKCEHDTLKVYIYPLQEFLDEQSDKVATTLSSEYFQILEAVLNSRYYTSNPNEACLFLPSLDLLNQDVFDKHLAGPALASLNFWDRGENHLIFNMLPGNAPTYNTILDVNVDNAIVLGGGFDTWTYRPGFDVSIPIWSPLLQQAEAAHATAHRKYLLIVAQLNLLPQHVRSLRELSRSSNSAEQLLLLGACENNELITRCGSMHHAKRWDYPRVLARGKFCFVGRSLRTGQPDLLEAMSQSCIPVLAIDNFVLPFEDVIDWSLAVIRIRESEIHSIMRKLDSISNVKIVEMQKQVQWLYGKYFKDLKTITITTLEVLESRIFPLQARSSRKWNAISKNSRSTFNPLFLTSLAPKSQGFTAVILTYDRVESLFLLIQKLAVVPSLQSILVIWNNQRKAPPHLSTFPSIAKPLKIIQTRENKLSNRFYPYPEIETEAILTIDDDIIMLTSDELDFGYEVWREFPDHIVGFPSRIHVWDNATMRWHYESEWTNQISMVLTGAAFHHKYWSHMYTYAMPGDIKHWVDDHMNCEDIAMNFLVANITNNPPIKVTPRKKFKCPECTNTEMLSADLNHMRERSACIDRFSKIYGRMPLRTVEFRADPVLFRDNFPDKLKRYNDIGSL, encoded by the exons ATGGATTTATCGAGCAGCCTAAtacaaaatgccaaacaaagtAAACTAAGGATGACCAAGTGCAAGAGCCTCTTAGGCATTGAGCCTCgcaacataaatacatttcatgTTAAGgagaatattttaaacattccAACCTACACACTGCTAACCATAGTCGTGATCTGTGCCGTTTGGCTCTTCTGTGACATTTCTGGTCATCGTGATAGATTTTTCTACGCCAAAAGAGATTCGGTAGCGCTGGATTTAAGCCTGTCCCACACACAAGAGGTTCTACTGCGCTCCGACTCGGAGTATCGCGGTCGCAACGTGAACTGCACCTTCTGGGACTGCCTCAACATCTACAAGTGCGAGCATGACACACTCAAGGTGTACATTTACCCGCTGCAAGAGTTCTTGGACGAGCAGAGCGACAAAGTTGCCACCACACTATCCAGCGAGTATTTTCAAATCCTGGAAGCTGTGCTCAACAGTCGTTACTACACTTCGAATCCCAATGAGGCCTGCCTCTTTCTGCCTAGCTTAGATCTACTGAACCAGGATGTGTTTGACAAGCATCTCGCTGGACCGGCATTAGCCTCGCTCAACTTTTGGGATCGTGGCGAGAATCATTTGATCTTCAACATGTTGCCAGGCAACGCACCCACATATAACACCATACTGGACGTTAATGTGGACAATGCCATTGTGCTGGGCGGTGGCTTCGACACCTGGACATATCGCCCAGGCTTTGATGTCTCTATTCCCATCTGGAGTCCATTGCTTCAACAAGCGGAAGCAGCTCATGCCACAGCTCATCGGAAATACTTATTGATTGTGGCTCAGTTGAATCTATTGCCACAGCATGTGCGCAGCCTGCGAGAACTTTCGCGAAGCTCCAACAGTGCTGAGCAATTGCTGCTTCTTGGTGCCTGTGAGAACAATGAGTTGATCACTCGCTGCGGTTCAATGCACCATGCAAAGCGTTGGGACTATCCGCGTGTACTAGCTCGAGGAAAGTTCTGCTTTGTGGGCCGCAGCCTGCGCACTGGTCAGCCGGATCTACTGGAGGCAATGTCGCAAAGCTGCATTCCTGTGTTGGCCATTGACAACTTTGTGCTGCCTTTCGAAGATGTGATTGATTGGTCACTTGCTGTGATCCGTATACGCGAGTCGGAGATCCATTCAATAATGCGCAAGCTTGATTCTATTTCCAATGTGAAGATTGTCGAGATGCAGAAGCAGGTGCAATGGCTCTACGGCAAATACTTTAAGGACTTGAAGACTATTACGATTACTACGCTTGAAGTGCTTGAGAGTCGGATCTTCCCGCTGCAAGCTCGGAGCTCCCGCAAATGGAATGCCATCAGCAAAAACAGTCGATCCACCTTCAATCCTCTATTCCTTACTTCGCTGGCTCCCAAATCGCAAGGATTTACTGCTGTTATTTTGACATACGATCGCGTCGAGAGTCTCTTTCTGTTGATACAGAAGCTGGCCGTTGTACCGTCTCTGCAGAGTATTCTGGTTATTTGGAACAATCAAAGAAAAGCTCCACCACACT TATCAACATTCCCCTCAATCGCTAAGCCATTGAAGATTATACAAACTCGAGAGAATAAGCTCTCGAATCGCTTTTATCCCTATCCCGAAATCGAAACTGAAGCTATCTTAACCATAGACGACGATATTATTATGCTGACTAGCGATGAACTCGATTTTGG CTATGAAGTGTGGCGAGAGTTTCCGGATCATATTGTTGGGTTCCCCAGTCGCATTCACGTCTGGGATAATGCAACGATGCGCTGGCACTATGAATCCGAGTGGACTAATCAAATATCCATGGTTCTCACAGGTGCGGCCTTTCACCACAAATACTGGAGCCATATGTACACGTATGCGATGCCCGGCGACATTAAGCACTGGGTCGATGATCACATGAACTGCGAGGATATTGCCATGAACTTTCTCGTTGCGAACATCACAAATAATCCACCAATTAAGGTGACGCCACGCAAGAAGTTCAAGTGCCCCGAGTGCACCAATACAGAGATGCTCTCGGCAGATTTGAATCACATGCGAGAGCGTTCCGCTTGCATTGATCGCTTCTCGAAGATCTACGGACGAATGCCATTACGCACAGTTGAGTTTCGAGCGGATCCTGTGCTGTTTAGGGACAATTTCCCAGATAAACTTAAGCGTTACAATGATATTGGCAGCCTATAA
- the LOC117571779 gene encoding cysteine--tRNA ligase, cytoplasmic — MSKRVQPAWQAPKPSTRPQLRLYNSLTRQKEEFVPLEGNNVTWYSCGPTVYDASHMGHARSYISFDILRRILSDYFGYNVHYVMNITDIDDKIIKRARQYHLFEKYATASAELPLEQLLSEQKEVLTQLQVKCDKNTDADKKVMLAKMLQRMTDAMEALTKAVTGGDKEQIAKTRDHYLGEAKDPIAEWLDAKQGAQVNDNTVFEALPRYWEDQFHNDMKSLNILPPDVLTRVSEYVPQIVAFIQRIIDNGLAYDANGSVYFDVNGFDKRDKHHYAKLVPEAYGDTASLQEGEGDLSVTEDRLSEKRSPNDFALWKASKAGEPWWDSPWGRGRPGWHIECSAMASDIFGATFDIHTGGVDLKFPHHDNELAQSEAAFDEAEWVKYFLHTGHLTIAGCKMSKSLKNFITIQEALKKHSSTQLRLAFLLHSWKDTLDYSENTMEMATQYEKFLNEFFLNVKDLTRVVLTGKAMEQFTEWTQLEATLQSKFGEAQTQVHAALCDNIDTRSALDVVRELVSNTNIYIRDNKAKLNHLLLRKIATYITNLLHTFGAISGPRGGIGFPLGGGSADSNNAGSIDQETLVLPYVQSVAEFRNLVREQAKVLKAFDILKLCDELRDDVLPNLGVRLEDKDDGKFAVKLVDRETLLREREAKQAAEAERAAEKARKKQALEAAAAAKEAQRRVNPKEMFLSETEKYSAFGEDGLPTLDKEGKEISKGQLKKLQKLQQQQEQRYKEYLASVNAA; from the exons ATGTCGAAGCGCGTACAACCGGCGTGGCAAGCCCCAAAGCCTTCCACACGTCCGCAACTGCGATTGTACAACAGTCTAACGCGACAGAAGGAAGAGTTTGTACCCCTGGAGGGCAACAATGTGACTTGGTATAGCTGCGGCCCCACGGTCTACGATGCTTCGCACATGGGACACGCAAg ATCTTACATTTCGTTTGACATTCTGCGACGCATATTGAGCGACTACTTCGGCTACAACGTGCACTATGTGATGAACATCACGGATATCGATGACAAGATCATTAAACGCGCCCGTCAATATCATTTGTTTGAGAAATATGCGACAGCTTCTGCGGAATTGCCGTTAGAGCAATTACTGAGTGAACAGAAGGAAGTGCTGACGCAATTGCAAGTGAAATGTGACAAGAACACCGATGCCGATAAGAAGGTAATGCTGGCGAAAATGTTGCAACGCATGACCGACGCCATGGAGGCGCTGACTAAGGCTGTAACGGGCGGAGACAAAGAGCAAATCGCCAAGACAAGAGATCATTATTTGGGTGAGGCAAAGGATCCAATTGCCGAATGGCTGGATGCCAAACAAGGTGCCCAAGTCAATGACAATACAGTGTTTGAGGCGCTGCCGCGTTATTGGGAAGATCAGTTTCACAACGATATGAAATCGCTTAAT ATACTGCCACCAGATGTGCTGACACGAGTTTCAGAGTATGTGCCACAGATTGTAGCCTTCATACAGCGCATCATTGACAATGGCCTGGCCTATGATGCCAACGGTTCGGTTTATTTCGATGTCAATGGCTTCGACAAGCGTGATAAGCATCACTATGCGAAGCTGGTACCGGAGGCCTATGGTGACACAGCATCGCTGCAGGAGGGCGAAGGTGATTTATCCGTGACCGAGGATAGGCTGTCCGAGAAGCGTTCGCCCAATGATTTTGCTCTGTGGAAAGCTAGCAAGGCTGGCGAGCCATGGTGGGACAGTCCCTGGGGACGCGGTCGTCCCGGCTGGCACATCGAATGCTCTGCCATGGCATCGGATATATTTGGAGCCACATTTGACATACACACTGGTGGCGTAGACTTGAAATTTCCACACCATGACAACGAGTTGGCTCAATCGGAAGCGGCATTCGATGAAGCCGAATGGGTTAAGTATTTCCTGCACACGGGTCATCTAACAATAGCCGGCTGCAAGATGTCCAAGTCACTAAAGAACTTTATCACGATACAAGAGGCCTTGAAGAAACATTCATCAACGCAGCTGCGACTCGCATTCCTTTTGCACTCATGGAAGGACACGTTGGACTATTCGGAGAACACCATGGAAATGGCCACGCAGTACGAGAAGTTCCTTAAT gAGTTCTTCCTGAACGTCAAGGACTTGACACGCGTGGTGTTAACGGGCAAAGCTATGGAACAGTTCACCGAGTGGACTCAGCTAGAAGCAACACTGCAGTCAAAGTTTGGCGAGGCGCAGACACAAGTGCATGCGGCGCTTTGTG ATAACATTGATACGCGCAGCGCACTTGACGTCGTGCGTGAGCTGGTATCAAACACCAACATCTATATACGCGACAACAAGGCCAAGCTGAACCACTTGTTGCTTCGCAAGATTGCCACATACATAACGAATTTGCTGCATACTTTCGGTGCCATTAGCGGACCACGTGGCGGCATTGGTTTCCCACTGGGCGGTGGATCAGCAGACTCGAATAATGCCGGCAGCATTGATCAGGAAACACTTGTTTTGCCCTATGTTCAGTCGGTGGCTGAGTTCCGTAACTTGGTGCGCGAACAAGCTAAGGTGCTGAAAGCCTTCGACATTCTGAAATTGTGCGACGAGCTGCGTGACGATGTGCTTCCCAACTTGGGCGTGCGGCTGGAGGACAAGGATGATGGCAAATTCGCTGTTAAATTGGTCGATCGCGAAACGCTTTTGCGTGAACGCGAGGCGAAACAAGCTGCCGAAGCTGAACGGGCTGCCGAAAAGGCGCGCAAGAAGCAAGCGCTGgaggcagctgcagctgctaaGGAGGCGCAACGCCGTGTCAATCCCAAGGAGATGTTCCTCAGTGAAACTGAGAAGTACTCGGCCTTTGGCGAAGAT GGACTGCCCACACTCGACAAGGAGGGCAAGGAGATTAGCAAGGGACAACTGAAGAAACTTCAGAAactccagcaacagcaggagcaacGTTACAAAGAGTATTTGGCCAGCGTCAACGCAGCCTAG
- the LOC117571783 gene encoding alpha N-terminal protein methyltransferase 1, whose translation MSNTLDKDLLSKMDNVNVAGHESTENDDAQLANNIEQAEPTTNRDAIGTENKVVPEFYNKAQKYWAEVPATVNGMLGGLGYISAIDIQGSKNFLREIKVPGKKLALDCGAGIGRVSRNLLMPLFATVDLVEQDTAFTEKARELCTSEEGGRQNSLGEIYNVGLQEFSPSHKYDLIWCQWVLGHLTDQDLVAFFRRMRLSLEPGAYFCMKENVSTSKTIIKDDEDSSVTRPLALYEESLKEAGFRIVRKVRQQNFPKGLFPVYMIACRPRT comes from the coding sequence ATGTCTAACACACTCGACAAAGACTTATTGTCAAAAATGGACAATGTAAATGTTGCTGGACACGAAAGCACAGAAAATGACGATGCCCAATTAGCGAATAACATTGAGCAAGCGGAACCGACCACTAATCGAGATGCCATAGGAACGGAAAATAAGGTTGTACCTGAATTTTACAACAAAGCACAAAAGTACTGGGCTGAGGTGCCAGCAACGGTTAATGGAATGCTCGGTGGCCTGGGCTACATCAGTGCCATCGATATACAAGGCTCCAAAAATTTTCTGCGAGAAATAAAAGTGCCGGGGAAAAAGTTGGCATTGGATTGTGGAGCTGGCATCGGAAGAGTTTCACGTAATCTCCTCATGCCATTGTTCGCTACTGTTGATCTTGTCGAACAGGACACAGCATTCACCGAGAAGGCACGCGAATTATGCACCTCGGAGGAGGGAGGTCGACAAAATAGTTTGGGAGAAATCTACAATGTGGGTCTACAGGAGTTCTCGCCTTCGCACAAATACGACCTCATCTGGTGCCAGTGGGTCTTGGGTCACCTAACGGATCAAGACTTGGTGGCATTTTTTCGTCGCATGCGTCTGAGCTTGGAGCCTGGtgcatacttttgtatgaAGGAAAATGTCAGCACTTCGAAGACAATAATAAAGGATGATGAAGACTCATCTGTCACGCGTCCTCTTGCGTTATACGAGGAGTCCTTAAAGGAAGCTGGCTTTCGAATTGTGAGAAAGGTGCGACAGCAAAACTTTCCGAAAGGCCTTTTCCCAGTGTACATGATCGCCTGTAGGCCAAGAACATGA